A DNA window from Naumovozyma dairenensis CBS 421 chromosome 7, complete genome contains the following coding sequences:
- the NDAI0G03570 gene encoding uncharacterized protein: MTKGQVKKVEFATGPDVKNSKMSKERNRKGSAPEPSISQNYNPSERNFESKLINYNISSEESEGDFSDADTESSFSTTEESILWKEQQILDLIFLPFLEDLLTILNYSRLIHIDNNISHTIIERFKEGFYPPNLLVTSSICDLLGFVLKNIRKLITLSNEELENKGSLGKAKDFLGPFIQDDFKNVMSQEDYKSMKRDIGAVYSYYFKKAKRRRHTPKIKHSHKLTAQVRNESDEKLGGEVSGRIPPDIENRRKEKNQRAYTADEKNCSSRPIRKNMDMSNDEDYSTTVTQLESPVCLNKRTEIPRRRGVDPLDRNDLEKLSLVIDDFDFFS, translated from the coding sequence ATGACTAAGGGACAAGTCAAAAAAGTAGAATTTGCTACTGGCCCCGATGTGAAAAATTCTAAGATGTCCAAGGAAAGGAATAGAAAAGGATCAGCTCCCGAACCTTCCATTTCTCAGAATTATAATCCTTCAGAAAGAAACTTCGAAAGTAAATTAATCAACTACAATATATCTTCGGAGGAGTCTGAAGGCGATTTTTCAGATGCAGACACAGAgtcttcattttcaacaaCGGAAGAAAGCATCCTTTGGAAAGAGCAACAAATTCTTGACCTTATCTTTCTTCCATTTTTAGAAGATCTACTTACCATTTTGAACTATTCGAGATTAATTCACATAgacaataatatttcacaCACCataattgaaagatttaaagAAGGGTTTTATCCGCCGAATTTGCTTGTAACTAGTAGCATTTGTGACCTCTTGGGCTTTGTTCTCAAAAATATCAGAAAGCTAATAACTTTGTCTaatgaagaattggaaaataagGGAAGTTTAGGAAAAGCGAAGGATTTTCTTGGGCCTTTTATTCAAGATGACTTCAAGAATGTTATGTCCCAGGAGGATTACAAGTCGATGAAAAGAGATATTGGTGCGGTCTATTCGTACTATTTTAAAAAAGCAAAGAGGAGACGCCATACACCTAAAATAAAGCATTCACATAAGTTAACTGCCCAAGTTCGAAACGAATCTGATGAAAAACTTGGTGGAGAAGTTTCAGGAAGGATTCCACCTGATATAGaaaatagaagaaaagagaaaaatcaGAGAGCTTACACTGctgatgaaaaaaattgcaGTAGTAGACCAATACGTAAAAATATGGATATGTCCAATGATGAAGACTATAGTACAACGGTAACGCAATTGGAATCTCCGGTTTGTCTCAACAAAAGAACCGAGATTCCTAGAAGGAGAGGCGTTGATCCGTTAGATAGAAATGACTTAGAGAAACTCTCTCTTGTTAtagatgattttgattttttcagtTGA
- the NDAI0G03580 gene encoding gag protein — MTYFQHGDPSEGSQKNGDIDSLKQLIKVLDESKKESRTQLTKILSNIKDTERFTKIKQVQFELQQIESMAEYHAASLIKLEKRLSRLTLSDNNNTTGEKTNNKENKVNTNVLKNTPKNNVLEYNPPEPTLLLSNNDSRGKFYEVRTSNGKEVRFYYEDPSAQLSEKLEELSTFPKWCDNLSSLCNIWHLDNITKGEAITEGEEVILRKVIQNSLGKKLYSFGKLGSTATEIFLELENVTKKKFPGVTKDKMWKKILIDKYCSNTNEIRHVLDNIILLEIYTEDPENAKPLDNKFINMKIYKCLSNDLRTSLMNSAMGLEELLNKSPREMITVIIANINLIKELAEVYEEDEKPCQTCTSLLRGYWNCPLKKVTDLRQGTGN; from the coding sequence ATGACTTATTTCCAACATGGCGACCCCAGTGAGGGTTCTCAAAAGAATGGAGACATTGACTcattgaaacaattaatcAAAGTTCTAGATGAATCCAAAAAGGAATCTAGAACACAACTAACaaaaattttatcaaaCATTAAAGATACAGAACGTTTCACCAAAATCAAACAAGTTCAGTTTGAATTACAACAGATTGAATCGATGGCAGAATATCATGCCgcatcattaattaaattagaaaaaagATTATCAAGACTAACATTGTctgataacaataacacaACTGGAGAAAAAACTAATAACAAGGAAAACAAAGTTAATACAAatgttttaaaaaataCTCCAAAGAACAACGTATTGGAATACAACCCTCCAGAACCAACTCTTTTGCTGTCAAACAATGATTCAAGAGGTAAGTTCTATGAGGTTAGGACAAGTAATGGAAAAGAAGTACGCTTCTATTATGAAGATCCCTCTGCTCAACTAAGCgaaaaattggaagaacTAAGTACTTTCCCGAAATGGTGTGATAATCTATCAAGTCTATGTAATATATGGCACTTAGATAATATCACAAAAGGTGAAGCTATCACAGAAGGTGAAGAGGTGATATTAAGGAAAGTCATTCAAAACTCATTAGGAAAAAAACTTTACAGTTTTGGTAAACTAGGATCAACGGCAACCGAAATATTTCTAGAACTAGAAAATgtaacaaagaaaaaattccCAGGAGTCACTAAAGACAAAATGTGgaaaaagatattaattGACAAATATTGTTCTAACACAAATGAAATTAGACATGTGTTAGACAATATCATTTTACTGGAAATTTATACAGAAGATCCAGAAAATGCCAAACCACTGGACAATAAGTTTATCaatatgaaaatttataaatgtCTAAGTAACGACCTTAGAACTTCATTGATGAACTCTGCGATGGGACTAGAAGAGCTATTGAACAAATCACCAAGAGAGATGATCACTGTAATCATAGCAAACATTAACCTAATCAAAGAGCTCGCGGAGGTCTATGAGGAAGACGAAAAACCATGTCAGACGTGTACCTCTTTACTTCGTGGTTATTGGAACTGTCCATTAAAGAAAGTAACTGATCTTAGGCAAGGTACAGGAAATTGA
- the NDAI0G03590 gene encoding integrase catalytic domain-containing protein, whose amino-acid sequence MVSIIEQYTKTCPQCQRTKHARVLPSGIFQLLAVPYRPWSSIGIDFVSGMREVHKFNSVLVVIDRLTKIARFIPTKKTLDASDCADLLINHIICHHGVPDEIVSDRDTLFTGKIWDRLRQRLRIHLKFTTSYNPASNGQTERTNDTMRKIIASYTNQHATDWPMYCSVAAFAYNNTYQSSIKTTLFFANYGFHPRLPGFTNPILDHSQNNEEQQTPGTLQSNLDYSPSSTYEIXMVIDTK is encoded by the coding sequence ATGGTAAGTATCATTGAACAATACACCAAGACTTGTCCACAATGTCAACGTACAAAACATGCACGGGTACTCCCTTCTGGTATTTTCCAACTACTTGCTGTTCCATACCGCCCGTGGTCTTCAATTGGTattgattttgtttctgGTATGAGAGAGGTCCACAAATTCAACTCTGTCCTAGTGGTTATCGACCGTTTGACTAAAATCGCACGGTTTATTCCAACGAAAAAGACGCTCGACGCTAGTGACTGTGCTGACCTGCTAATCAACCATATTATCTGCCATCATGGTGTTCCAGACGAAATTGTATCTGATAGAGATACGCTGTTTACTGGTAAAATTTGGGACCGTCTCAGACAACGACTACGAATTCACCTCAAATTTACCACATCATATAACCCAGCTTCCAACGGCCAAACTGAACGAACTAATGACACCATGAGAAAGATCATAGCAAGCTATACCAACCAACACGCCACTGATTGGCCAATGTACTGTTCTGTCGCTGCTTTTGCTTACAACAACACCTACCAGAGTAGCATCAAAACTACTCTCTTCTTCGCTAACTATGGTTTCCATCCAAGGTTGCCTGGTTTCACCAACCCTATACTCGACCACTCGCAGAATAATGAAGAGCAGCAAACCCCTGGTACCTTACAATCCAACTTAGACTACTCACCTTCAAGCACTTACGAAATTNTTATGGTAATCGATACAAAGTAA
- the RPA135 gene encoding DNA-directed RNA polymerase I core subunit RPA135 (similar to Saccharomyces cerevisiae RPA135 (YPR010C); ancestral locus Anc_8.113) — protein sequence MSKVIKPPSKARTAHFRTLERESRFINPPKDKSAFPLLQEAVEPHIGSFNALTEGPDGGLLNQGVKDIGEKVIFDGRSLDNNDIDTIKEAYLGNKLSLSVEQVSIAKPMSNDGVSSGVERKVFPSETRQRLSSYKGKLMLKLKWSVNNGEEVYSEVRDCGGLPIMLQSNRCHLNKLSPYDLVQHKEESDEMGGYFIINGIEKLIRMLIVQRRNHPMAIIRPSFANRGASYSQYGIQLRSVRPDQTSQTNVLHYLNDGQVTFRFSWRKNEYLVPVVMILKALCDTSDREIFDGIIGSDLKDSFLTDRLELLLRGFKKRYPTLQNRTQVLQYLGDKFRVAFQASPDKSDYEVGQELIDRIVLVHLGKGNNQDKFNMLLFMIRKLYSLVAGECSPDNPDATQHQEVLLGGFLYGMIIKEKIDEYLQNIVAQIRTDSNRGLAINFKDRKYMARVLMRVNDNIGSKLQYFLSTGNLVSQSGLDLQQVSGYTVVAEKINFYRFISHFRMVHRGSFFAQLKTTTVRKLLPESWGFLCPVHTPDGSPCGLLNHFAHKCKISTQQSDVSQVPALLYSLGVSPVSHIFAAGPSLCCVQIDGKIIGWVSHEQGKIIADTLRFWKVEGKVPGLPLDLEIGYVPPSNSGQYPGLYIFGGHSRMMRPVKYLPLDKEDIVGPFEQVYMNIAVTPQEIENNTHTHVEFTPTNILSILANLTPFSDFNQSPRNMYQCQMGKQTMGTPGVALCHRSDNKLYRLQSGQTPIVKANLYDDYGMDNFPNGTNAVVAVISYTGYDMDDAMIINKSADERGFGYGTMYKVEKVDLSLNRSRGDPITQHFGFGNDEWPKEWLDKLDDDGLPYIGTYVEEGDPICAYFDDTLNKTKIKTYHSSEPAYIEEVNLIGDESNKFQELQTVSIKYRIRRTPQIGDKFSSRHGQKGVCSRKWPTIDMPFSETGIQPDVIINPHAFPSRMTIGMFVESLAGKSGALHGVAHDATPWIFNENDTPADYFGDQLLKAGYNYHGNEPMYSGATGEELRADIYIGVVYYQRLRHMVNDKFQVRSTGPVNSLTMQPVKGRKRHGGIRVGEMERDALIGHGTSFLLQDRLLNCSDYTQTSVCRECGSILTTQQSVPRIGSLSTVCCRRCAIKFDKAKALLASQDGDANVFIDDSQIWEDGQGNKFVGGNDTTTVAIPFVLKYLDSELTAMGIRLRYNVEPK from the coding sequence ATGAGTAAAGTTATTAAACCACCTTCTAAAGCAAGGACTGCTCATTTCCGCACTCTGGAAAGAGAGTCGCGTTTCATTAATCCACCAAAGGATAAATCTGCATTCCCATTACTACAAGAAGCTGTCGAACCTCATATCGGTTCATTTAATGCATTGACAGAAGGCCCTGATGGTGGTCTATTAAATCAAGGTGTCAAAGATATAGGAGAAAAGGTCATTTTTGATGGTAGATCTTTAGACAATAATGACATTGACACCATTAAGGAAGCATATTTAGGTAATAAGCTTTCCCTTAGTGTAGAACAAGTTTCCATCGCCAAACCTATGTCCAATGACGGTGTCTCCTCTGGTGTCGAAAGAAAAGTCTTCCCAAGTGAAACTAGACAAAGATTGAGTTCATACAAGGGTAAATTGATGTTGAAGTTGAAGTGGTCAGTTAATAATGGAGAAGAAGTGTATAGTGAAGTTAGAGATTGTGGTGGGTTACCAATTATGTTGCAAAGTAACAGATGccatttgaataaattatctCCTTACGATTTGGTTCAACATAAAGAAGAATCTGATGAAATGGGTGGTTACTTCATTATCAAtggtattgaaaaattgatcaGAATGTTGATTGTACAACGTAGAAATCATCCAATGGCTATCATTAGGCCTTCGTTTGCCAACAGAGGTGCTTCTTATTCCCAATATGGTATTCAATTGAGATCAGTTAGACCAGACCAAACCTCTCAAACCAATGTTTTACATTACTTGAACGACGGTCAGGTTACATTTAGATTTTCTTGGAGAAAGAACGAATATCTAGTTCCAGTGGTTATGATTCTTAAGGCCCTATGTGATACCAGTGATAGAGAAATATTCGACGGTATTATTGGTTCggatttgaaagattctTTCTTAACTGATCGTTTAGAATTGTTATTACGTGGTTTCAAAAAAAGATATCCAACTTTACAGAACCGTACCCAGGTTTTGCAATATTTAGGTGATAAATTCCGTGTAGCTTTCCAAGCTTCTCCCGATAAATCAGATTATGAAGTTGGTCAAGAATTAATAGATCGTATTGTATTGGTTCATTTGGGTAAGGGTAACAACCAAGATAAGTTCAATATGTTACTATTTATGATCAGAAAACTATATTCCTTAGTTGCTGGAGAATGTTCTCCTGATAATCCAGATGCCACACAACATCAAGAAGTCTTACTAGGTGGGTTCTTATACGGTATGatcattaaagaaaaaattgatgaatatcTACAAAATATTGTAGCTCAAATAAGGACTGACAGTAACCGTGGTTTAGCAATCAATTTCAAGGACCGTAAATATATGGCTAGAGTCTTAATGAGAGTAAATGACAATATCGGTTCGAAACTTCAATATTTCTTATCTACAGGTAACTTAGTTTCACAATCCGGTTTGGATTTGCAACAAGTCTCAGGTTATACAGTCGTTGctgaaaaaattaacttTTACCGTTTCATTTCTCATTTTAGAATGGTTCATAGAGGTTCTTTCTTTGCTCAACTGAAGACTACTACAGttagaaaattattaccagAATCTTGGGGGTTCCTTTGTCCTGTTCATACGCCGGATGGGTCTCCATGTGGTTTGTTAAATCATTTTGCCCACAAATGTAAAATATCTACTCAACAATCCGATGTCTCACAAGTTCCTGcgttattatattctttagGTGTTTCTCCTGTTTCTCATATTTTTGCTGCTGGTCCATCTTTATGTTGTGTTCAAATCGATGGTAAAATTATTGGTTGGGTCTCTCACGAACAAGGTAAAATCATCGCAGATACATTAAGATTCTGGAAAGTTGAAGGTAAAGTTCCAGGCCTGCCACTTGATTTAGAAATCGGTTATGTTCCCCCATCCAACAGTGGTCAATACCCAGGTTTGTATATTTTCGGTGGACATTCTAGAATGATGCGTCCAGTAAAATATTTACCATTAGACAAGGAGGATATCGTTGGTCCATTTGAACAGGTCTATATGAATATAGCAGTTACTCctcaagaaattgaaaataatacccATACTCATGTAGAATTCACACCAACGAATATCTTATCTATCTTAGCTAATTTGACACCATTTTCTGATTTCAACCAATCTCCAAGAAATATGTATCAATGTCAAATGGGTAAACAAACTATGGGTACACCTGGTGTCGCATTATGCCATAGAtctgataataaattgtaTAGACTACAATCTGGTCAAACGCCTATTGTTAAAGCCAATTTGTATGATGATTATGGTATGGATAATTTCCCTAACGGTACCAATGCTGTCGTCGCGGTTATTTCCTACACTGGTTACGATATGGATGATGCGATGattatcaataaatctGCTGATGAAAGAGGTTTCGGTTATGGTACAATGTATAAAGTGGAAAAAGTCGATTTATCATTGAATAGAAGCCGTGGTGATCCAATCACTCAACATTTTGGGTTTGGTAACGATGAATGGCCAAAAGAATGGTTAgataaattagatgatgatgggCTTCCATATATTGGAACTTACGTCGAAGAAGGTGACCCAATTTGTGCATACTTTGATGATACATTGAACAAGACCAAAATTAAAACATACCATTCTTCAGAACCTGCTTACATTGAAGAAGTTAACCTAATTGGTGATGAATCAAACAAGTTCCAAGAATTACAAACTGTGAGTATCAAATATCGTATTAGAAGAACACCACAAATCGGTGATAAGTTCTCCTCCAGACATGGTCAAAAAGGTGTTTGCTCAAGAAAATGGCCCACTATTGATATGCCATTTAGTGAAACAGGTATCCAACCAGATGTCATTATTAATCCTCATGCTTTCCCATCTCGTATGACCATTGGTATGTTTGTTGAATCTCTTGCAGGTAAATCAGGTGCTTTACATGGTGTTGCTCATGATGCTACACCATGgattttcaatgaaaacGATACACCAGCTGATTATTTCGGTGATCAATTATTGAAGGCAGGTTATAATTACCATGGTAATGAACCAATGTATTCCGGTGCTACTGGTGAAGAATTGAGAGctgatatatatattggtgttgtttattatcaaagatTACGTCATATGGTTAACGATAAGTTCCAAGTTCGTTCCACAGGTCCAGTGAATAGTTTGACTATGCAACCAGTTAAGGGAAGAAAGAGACATGGTGGTATTCGTGTAGGTGAAATGGAAAGAGATGCTTTAATTGGTCATGGTACCTCCTTCCTGTTACAAGATCGTCTGTTGAATTGTTCTGATTACACTCAAACATCTGTATGTCGTGAGTGTGGTTCGATCTTGACAACCCAACAAAGTGTTCCAAGAATAGGGTCATTATCTACTGTCTGTTGTCGTCGTTGTGCAATTAAATTCGATAAGGCTAAGGCTCTTCTAGCAAGTCAAGATGGCGATGCTAATGTATTTATTGATGATTCCCAAATTTGGGAAGACGGTCAAGGCAATAAATTCGTCGGTGGTAACGACACTACAACGGTTGCTATACCTTTCGTTCTGAAATATCTAGATTCCGAATTAACTGCTATGGGTATCAGATTACGTTATAATGTGGAAccaaaatag
- the PMR1 gene encoding Ca(2+)/Mn(2+)-transporting P-type ATPase PMR1 (similar to Saccharomyces cerevisiae PMR1 (YGL167C); ancestral locus Anc_8.112), translated as MSANPFDQPLNDETADQERELLDATAKILSIPTSSLEYCTLSVDETLRKLETNGTTGLPTVAEASRRKLTYGPNEIEIEEDESLWKKFLSSFVEDRLILLLIGSAVVSFFMGNIDDAISITLAIFIVVSVGFIQEYRSEKSLEALNKLVPAECHLIRCGQESHVLASNLVPGDLVHFRIGDRIPADLRIIEAVDLSIDESNLTGECEPVHKSSQAINKESFNDQPNSIIPISDRTSIAYMGTLVKEGHGKGIVVGTGKNTSFGAVFDMMSNIEKPKTPLQLSMDKLGKDLSLFSFGVIGLICFVGILQGRSWLEMFQISVSLAVAAIPEGLPIIVTVTLALGVLRMAKRKAIVRRLPSVETLGSVNVICSDKTGTLTSNHMTASKIWCLGSMDNKSNVLSLDKGKNSNLKNYLTDDVRETLIIGNMCNNASFSAEHGNYLGNPTDIALLEQLPKFNMKDIRHTVKKVQEIPFNSKRKFMATKVVNPDGVYTLYVKGAFEKMLGHCSHYLNEKGKNEKLTATQRETIIEAANALASEGLRTLAFAKQLLPDSPTLLTEDSIDDLIFTGLIGMNDPPRTTVKPAIEQLLQGGVHVIMITGDSENTAVNIARQIGIPVIDPKLSVLSGDRLNEMTEDQLANVIDHVNIFARATPEHKLNIVKALRKRGDVVAMTGDGVNDAPALKLADIGVSMGRMGTDVAKEASDMVLTDDDFSTILTAIEEGKGIFNNIQNFLTFQLSTSIAALSLIALSTAFKLPNPLNAMQILWINILMDGPPAQSLGVEPVDHEVMKRPPRKRSDKILTSSVLKRLVGTATCIILGTVYIFVKEMAEDGVVTARDTTMTFTCFVFFDMFNALACRHNTKSIFEVGFFVNKMFNLAVGLSLLGQMCAIYIPFFQSVFKTESLSLGDLLFLLLISSSVFIFDEIRKYWIRRNDTDDALYYSIV; from the coding sequence ATGAGTGCTAATCCGTTTGATCAACCATTGAATGATGAAACTGCGGATCAAGAAAGAGAGTTATTAGATGCCACTGCAAAGATACTTTCTATACCTACGTCATCTTTAGAATATTGTACGTTAAGTGTCGATGAAACTCTACGAAAGTTAGAAACAAATGGGACCACAGGTTTACCAACAGTAGCGGAAGCTAGCCGTAGAAAACTAACTTACGGTCCTAATGAGATTGAGATCGAAGAGGATGAAAGTCTCTGGAAAAAGTTTCTCTCAAGTTTTGTTGAAGATAGATTGATCTTACTTTTGATTGGTTCCGCAGTTGTCTCATTTTTTATGggtaatattgatgatgcCATTAGTATTACTCTTGCCATCTTCATCGTTGTTTCTGTTGGGTTCATTCAAGAATATAGATCTGAAAAATCTTTGGAGgctttaaataaattggtGCCAGCAGAGTGCCATTTAATTAGATGTGGACAAGAATCTCATGTTTTGGCCTCCAATTTAGTTCCTGGTGATTTAGTTCATTTCCGTATTGGTGATAGAATACCTGCCGACTTAAGAATTATTGAGGCAGTGGATTTATCTATTGATGAAAGTAACTTAACTGGTGAATGTGAGCCTGTTCATAAATCATCACAGGCAATTAACAAGGAAAGTTTCAATGATCAACCAAATTCCATTATCCCAATATCTGATAGAACAAGTATTGCATATATGGGAACTTTAGTTAAAGAAGGTCATGGTAAAggtattgttgttggtaCTGGTAAAAACACATCCTTTGGTGCGGTGTTTGATATGATGAGTAATATCGAGAAACCAAAGACTCCATTACAGTTATCTATGGATAAGCTTGGTAAGGATTTGTCATTATTTAGTTTTGGTGTTATCGGTCTAATCTGTTTTGTCGGTATTCTTCAAGGAAGATCATGGTTAGAAATGTTCCAAATTTCGGTCTCCTTAGCTGTAGCAGCTATTCCAGAAGGTTTACCAATTATTGTTACAGTTACTTTGGCACTTGGTGTTTTAAGAATGGCTAAACGTAAAGCTATTGTGCGAAGACTACCAAGTGTGGAAACTCTTGGTTCCGTCAACGTTATTTGTTCAGATAAAACAGGTACATTAACTTCCAATCATATGACAGCTTCAAAAATATGGTGTTTAGGTAGTAtggataataaatcaaatgtATTGTCCTTGgataaaggaaaaaacaGTAAcctgaaaaattatttgacTGACGATGTAAGGGAAACTTTAATTATTGGTAATATGTGTAATAATGCATCCTTCTCTGCAGAACATGGTAATTATTTAGGTAATCCAACAGATATTGCATTATTGGAACAATTGCCTAAATTTAATATGAAAGATATTAGACACACGGTCAAGAAAGTTCAGGAAATTCCATTCAATTCCAAAAGAAAGTTTATGGCCACTAAAGTTGTTAATCCTGACGGTGTTTACACGTTATATGTTAAAGGtgcttttgaaaaaatgttAGGCCATTGTagtcattatttgaatgaaaagggtaaaaatgaaaaattaactGCTACTCAAAGGGAAACCATTATTGAAGCTGCTAATGCTCTAGCATCTGAAGGGTTACGTACTTTAGCATTTgcaaaacaattattacCTGATTCTCCAACGTTGCTTACTGAAGATTCCattgatgatttaatttttaCTGGTTTAATCGGTATGAATGATCCTCCAAGAACTACTGTTAAACCTGCCATTGAGCAATTGTTACAAGGTGGTGTTCATGTTATTATGATTACTGGTGATTCTGAAAATACGGCGGTTAATATTGCAAGACAAATTGGTATTCCAGTTATCGATCCTAAGTTATCAGTGTTATCAGGTGATAGGTTGAATGAAATGACTGAAGATCAATTAGCTAATGTTATTGATCatgttaatatttttgCTCGTGCTACACCTGAGcataaattaaatattgttaAAGCTCTTAGAAAGAGAGGAGATGTTGTTGCTATGACAGGTGATGGTGTTAATGATGCGCCAGCTTTAAAATTAGCTGACATAGGTGTTTCTATGGGTAGGATGGGTACAGATGTTGCCAAAGAAGCTTCCGATATGGTTTTaactgatgatgattttagTACTATTTTGACAGCTATTGAAGAAGGTAAAGGTATTTTCaacaatattcaaaatttcttAACATTCCAATTATCTACAAGTATTGCTGCATTGTCATTGATTGCCTTATCCACAGCTTTTAAATTACCTAACCCATTAAATGCCATGCAAATTTTATggattaatattttaatggACGGACCACCAGCTCAATCATTAGGTGTAGAGCCTGTAGATCATGAAGTTATGAAAAGGCCACCAAGAAAACGTTCAGATAAGATTTTAACATCAAGTgtattgaaaagattagtTGGTACTGCCACATGTATTATTTTAGGGACAgtgtatatttttgttaagGAAATGGCTGAAGATGGAGTTGTTACTGCGAGAGACACTACAATGACTTTTACATGTTTTGTCTTTTTCGATATGTTTAATGCTTTAGCATGTAGACATAACacaaaatcaatttttgaagTTGGCTTTTTCGTTAATAAGATGTTTAACCTTGCTGTGGGTCTTTCGTTATTAGGTCAAATGTGTGCAATTTATATTCCATTTTTCCAAAGCGTTTTCAAGACTGAAAGTTTAAGTTTGGGtgatttattgtttttgcTATTAATTAGTAGTAgtgttttcatttttgatgaaataagaaaatactggataagaagaaatgataCAGATGATGCATTATATTACTCAATAGTCTGA
- the SUA5 gene encoding threonylcarbamoyladenylate synthase (similar to Saccharomyces cerevisiae SUA5 (YGL169W); ancestral locus Anc_8.111): MNISKLIVHKLRRALYSMTSSSSIQTLQTKILKVDASSIIFSTNSHIDGSLPTITDIQSKNALLEAAQIIRDTNETVAFPTETVYGLGGSALNDQSVLNIYKAKNRPSDNPLITHISSINQLNRKIFNDNSPSDPLENIPKIYHPLISKLWPGPLTILLSTENTHGSLSERTTNFQSTFAVRIPSNPIARALIALSDTPIAAPSANTSTKPSPTLASHVFHDLKGKIPLILDGGPCNIGVESTVLDGLSNPPMLLRPGGLTMEKILKLGNGQWDNCKVESKLNVKSNEVVRTPGMKYKHYSPNAKVVLLIPSSTNEYLARLIDFIKMQTFNKLAILTSYHLNGLSLDDLSQINTNSKEHTIVIKSLGQTGEEIQANLFARLREVDEDDKVDLILVEGVTENEEGLAIMNRL; the protein is encoded by the coding sequence ATGAATATATCGAAACTTATTGTTCATAAACTACGCAGAGCATTATACTCAATgacttcatcatcttcaatacaGACATTACAAACAAAGATACTTAAAGTAGACGCATCTTCGATCATATTCTCGACGAATTCTCATATTGACGGTAGTCTCCCTACAATAACCGATATTCAATCGAAAAATGCACTATTGGAAGCTGCTCAAATTATAAGGGACACAAATGAAACAGTTGCCTTCCCCACGGAAACTGTTTATGGACTTGGTGGATCTGCATTAAATGATCAATCAGTTctgaatatttataaagCTAAAAATAGGCCCAGTGATAATCCATTAATCACTCACATCTCATcgataaatcaattaaatagaaaaatatttaacgACAATTCTCCATCGGACCCATTGGAAAATATACCGAAAATATATCACCCATTAATATCAAAACTTTGGCCTGGTCCATTGACTATCCTTTTATCCACAGAAAATACTCACGGATCTTTATCAGaaagaacaacaaattTCCAATCAACTTTCGCAGTAAGAATCCCATCAAATCCAATTGCAAGAGCTTTAATCGCATTGAGTGATACTCCGATCGCTGCTCCCTCGGCTAATACATCAACGAAACCATCACCCACATTAGCATCCCATGTATTCCACGATTTAAAGGGTAAGATCCCATTAATCTTAGACGGTGGTCCATGTAACATCGGTGTCGAATCCACAGTATTAGATGGATTATCAAACCCACCAATGTTATTAAGACCAGGTGGGTTAACCATGGAGAAGATCTTGAAATTAGGTAATGGGCAATGGGATAATTGTAAAGTGGAAAGTAAATTGAATGTTAAAAGTAATGAAGTGGTTAGAACTCCTGGGATGAAATATAAACATTATTCTCCAAATGCTAAGGTGGTCTTGTTGATTCCTTCTAGTACTAATGAATATCTTGCTCGTTTGATTGATTTTATTAAGATGCAAACATTTAACAAGTTGGCAATTTTGACAAGTTATCATTTGAATGGATTGAGCTTAGATGATCTATCACAAATAAACACAAATTCAAAGGAACATACAATTGTAATTAAATCATTGGGTCAAACTGGAGAGGAAATTCAAGCTAATCTATTTGCAAGATTAAGAGAAgtagatgaagatgataaagttGATTTAATCTTGGTAGAAGGTGTtactgaaaatgaagaaggGTTAGCTATTATGAATAGGCTAG